Proteins encoded within one genomic window of Microbacterium sp. zg-B185:
- a CDS encoding sodium:proton antiporter, protein MEILVIAVIGVVVVALATALAPRVGIAGPLALVAIGLGVSLLPFVPPQEIDPEIILVGVLPPLLYSSAVSLPAIEFRRDFGPIAGLSIVLVLFSTGALAYFFTLVIPGIDLYLAIAFGAILSPTDAVATSIVKRLGISPRVVTMLEGESLLNDATSLVLLRTAVAAIAVGSMPVGTALWSFVWGVLVAAIVGALVGLLALRVRTWVAHSAANTALSFVVPFVAYLPTEQLGGSGLVAAVVAGIVTGQGAARWFTPEQRLSDELNWRTVELMLEGAVFLVMGLELKEIVEQNLEADEGLGHAVWLALTALGIILVVRGGYVAVLVATQGRRARRLSREQIERFRTRVDRVAALGPPGPRGRGRTPSPEWRERRLQGMRDRIARLLADVDYYQASPLGWRHGTVIVWAGMRGVVTLAAAQTLPRDTPGRALLVFVAFLVAVGGLMLQGFTLPWLVRLLRLEGSGRTGPSAEEQRRLDDEMRAAAASALDSDALTRRDGSAFAPDLLQRVGSRLTRPPDDDTSAWTRDVLELRLALIGTMRQRLNALSRDGAFSTAALRHALAELDADQLSLELRLYDGS, encoded by the coding sequence ATGGAGATCCTCGTCATCGCGGTGATCGGGGTCGTCGTGGTCGCGCTGGCGACCGCACTCGCACCGCGGGTGGGAATCGCCGGCCCACTGGCGCTGGTGGCGATCGGACTGGGCGTGAGCCTGCTGCCGTTCGTCCCGCCGCAGGAGATCGACCCGGAGATCATCCTGGTCGGCGTGCTGCCGCCGCTGCTGTACTCGTCGGCGGTGTCGCTGCCGGCGATCGAGTTCCGCCGGGACTTCGGCCCGATCGCGGGTCTGTCGATCGTGCTGGTGCTGTTCAGCACGGGCGCGCTGGCGTACTTCTTCACGCTCGTGATCCCCGGCATCGACCTGTACCTGGCCATCGCCTTCGGTGCCATCCTGAGCCCGACGGACGCGGTGGCCACCTCCATCGTGAAGCGACTGGGCATCTCGCCACGCGTAGTGACGATGCTCGAAGGCGAGAGCCTGCTCAATGACGCCACCTCGCTGGTGCTGCTGCGCACCGCGGTGGCCGCCATCGCGGTCGGCAGCATGCCGGTGGGCACCGCCCTGTGGTCCTTCGTCTGGGGTGTGCTGGTCGCCGCGATCGTCGGCGCCCTGGTCGGCCTGCTCGCGCTGCGGGTGCGCACCTGGGTCGCTCATTCGGCGGCCAACACCGCGCTCAGCTTCGTCGTCCCGTTCGTGGCGTACCTGCCGACCGAGCAGCTGGGCGGCTCCGGGCTGGTCGCCGCCGTCGTGGCCGGGATCGTGACGGGCCAGGGCGCGGCCCGCTGGTTCACCCCGGAACAGCGCCTGTCCGATGAACTGAACTGGCGCACCGTCGAGCTCATGCTCGAGGGGGCGGTCTTCCTCGTGATGGGTCTGGAGCTCAAGGAGATCGTCGAGCAGAACCTGGAGGCTGATGAGGGGCTCGGTCATGCGGTGTGGCTGGCGCTGACCGCCCTGGGGATCATCCTGGTCGTGCGCGGCGGCTACGTCGCGGTGCTGGTGGCCACTCAGGGCAGACGCGCCCGTCGCCTGAGTCGCGAGCAGATCGAGCGGTTCCGCACGCGCGTGGACCGGGTCGCGGCACTCGGACCGCCCGGTCCGCGTGGTCGTGGCCGGACGCCCTCCCCGGAGTGGCGCGAACGCCGGCTGCAGGGGATGCGCGATCGGATCGCGCGGCTGCTCGCGGACGTGGACTACTACCAGGCATCGCCCCTGGGCTGGAGGCACGGCACCGTCATCGTCTGGGCCGGCATGCGGGGCGTCGTCACGCTGGCGGCCGCGCAGACACTGCCCCGAGACACACCCGGTCGGGCGCTGCTGGTCTTCGTCGCGTTCCTCGTCGCCGTCGGGGGCCTCATGCTGCAGGGCTTCACCCTGCCCTGGCTTGTCCGCCTGCTCCGGCTCGAGGGGTCCGGGCGGACCGGGCCGTCTGCGGAGGAGCAGCGGCGCCTCGATGACGAGATGCGGGCGGCCGCGGCATCCGCTCTCGACTCGGATGCGCTCACGCGACGCGACGGATCCGCCTTCGCGCCGGACCTCCTCCAGCGCGTCGGATCACGCTTGACCCGGCCGCCCGACGACGACACCTCGGCCTGGACGCGCGACGTGCTGGAGCTGCGGCTCGCCCTGATCGGGACGATGAGGCAGCGCCTGAACGCGCTGTCACGGGACGGGGCCTTCAGCACTGCCGCCCTGCGGCACGCCCTCGCCGAGTTGGATGCCGATCAGCTCAGCCTGGAGCTGCGCCTCTACGACGGGTCCTGA
- a CDS encoding malate dehydrogenase, translating to MSPEPTTVTITGAGGQIGYALLFRIAAGEMLGADRPVRLRLLEIPQGVRSAEGAALELQDCAFPLLRDVEVTDDPAAAFDGCQIALLVGARPRGPSMERADLLAANASIFGPQGAALNAGAAEEVRVVVVGNPANTNAFIAAASAPDIPSERFTALTRLDHNRALGQLSATLDVPPDRIERLAIWGNHSATQFPDVSHARVADRPVVDVLAARLGGRAAAESWLEDVFVPRVARRGAEIIEVRGSSSVASAANAAIGHVRDEQAGTSWTSAAVVSRGEYGVPEGLVCSFPVSSDGTGYRVIEGLPIDDHARSRIDLSVAELVAERDAVRGLGIL from the coding sequence ATGTCTCCCGAACCGACCACCGTGACCATCACGGGCGCCGGCGGGCAGATCGGTTACGCGCTCCTGTTCCGCATCGCCGCCGGTGAGATGCTGGGAGCCGATCGTCCGGTGCGGCTGCGGCTGCTGGAGATCCCCCAGGGTGTGCGCAGCGCCGAGGGCGCCGCCCTGGAACTGCAGGACTGCGCGTTCCCTCTGCTGCGCGACGTCGAGGTGACCGATGATCCCGCTGCCGCCTTCGACGGCTGCCAGATCGCGCTTCTGGTCGGCGCCCGCCCGCGCGGGCCCAGCATGGAGCGCGCCGACCTGCTGGCGGCCAACGCGAGCATCTTCGGACCCCAGGGAGCCGCGCTCAATGCCGGCGCGGCGGAGGAGGTGCGGGTGGTCGTGGTGGGCAACCCGGCGAACACGAACGCGTTCATCGCGGCGGCATCCGCCCCCGACATCCCGAGTGAGCGCTTCACCGCCCTGACGCGGCTGGACCACAACCGCGCGCTCGGGCAGCTCAGCGCGACGCTCGATGTTCCGCCCGACCGGATCGAGCGGCTCGCCATCTGGGGCAATCATTCCGCCACGCAGTTCCCCGATGTGTCGCATGCGCGGGTGGCGGACCGGCCCGTGGTCGATGTCCTGGCCGCGCGCCTCGGCGGCCGCGCCGCGGCGGAGAGCTGGCTCGAGGACGTGTTCGTGCCGCGGGTCGCGCGACGCGGCGCGGAGATCATCGAAGTGCGCGGATCCTCGTCGGTCGCATCCGCCGCGAACGCCGCGATCGGCCACGTCCGCGATGAGCAGGCCGGCACATCGTGGACTTCCGCCGCCGTGGTCTCGCGCGGGGAGTACGGCGTGCCCGAGGGACTCGTGTGCTCCTTCCCGGTCTCGTCCGACGGGACCGGATACCGTGTCATCGAGGGCCTGCCGATCGACGATCACGCTCGCTCGCGCATCGACCTGTCCGTCGCCGAACTCGTCGCCGAACGCGACGCCGTCCGGGGTCTCGGGATCCTCTAG
- a CDS encoding neutral zinc metallopeptidase, whose translation MTFNDNASVGGNTARRRGAGIAVAGGGVAGLGAIAVLLFQLFTGTDISGVIGGGAVPQGTDSGSEIAQCETGADANARDDCRLAAASLSINQFWADTVQGYREPQLIIVDGSTGTACGTASNATGPFYCPPEESIYVDPTFFALLREQFDATAGPLAQLYVLAHEYGHHIQQITGIMQQNPDNGTGEDSNGVRTELQADCFAGAWVAGAANELDENGVPYLRSPTPQQINDALNAAETVGDDHIQQQSGGVVNPESWTHGSSEQRARWFTTGFEQGVGACDTFPVPGREL comes from the coding sequence ATGACCTTCAACGACAACGCGAGCGTCGGCGGCAACACCGCGCGCCGTCGCGGCGCTGGCATTGCAGTCGCCGGTGGCGGTGTCGCGGGGCTCGGGGCGATCGCCGTCCTGCTGTTCCAGCTGTTCACGGGCACCGACATCTCGGGTGTGATCGGCGGCGGCGCAGTCCCCCAGGGAACCGACAGCGGTAGCGAGATCGCGCAGTGCGAAACCGGCGCCGACGCGAACGCCCGCGATGACTGCCGGCTGGCGGCGGCTTCGCTCTCGATCAACCAGTTCTGGGCCGACACGGTCCAGGGTTACCGCGAACCCCAGCTGATCATCGTCGACGGCTCGACCGGGACCGCCTGCGGGACGGCCTCGAACGCGACCGGTCCCTTCTACTGTCCGCCCGAGGAGTCGATCTACGTCGATCCGACGTTCTTCGCGCTGCTGCGCGAGCAGTTCGATGCGACCGCCGGACCTCTCGCCCAGCTCTATGTGCTCGCGCACGAGTACGGTCACCACATCCAGCAGATCACCGGCATCATGCAGCAGAACCCGGACAACGGAACCGGTGAGGACAGCAACGGGGTGCGCACCGAGCTGCAGGCCGACTGCTTCGCGGGCGCCTGGGTGGCCGGCGCGGCGAACGAACTCGACGAGAACGGCGTGCCCTACCTGCGATCTCCGACGCCGCAGCAGATCAACGACGCGCTGAACGCGGCCGAAACCGTCGGCGACGATCACATCCAGCAGCAGTCCGGCGGGGTCGTCAACCCGGAGAGCTGGACCCACGGCTCCAGCGAGCAGCGTGCGCGCTGGTTCACCACCGGGTTCGAACAGGGAGTCGGCGCGTGCGACACGTTCCCGGTACCGGGGCGCGAGCTGTGA
- the pip gene encoding prolyl aminopeptidase gives MSAADDLDCLYPPIEPYESGMLLVGDGNRVYWEQSGNPQGKPVVFLHGGPGAGTSAWHRRFFDPDKYRIVLFDQRGCGRSTPHASEPDADLRHNTTWHLVADIELLRRNLGIERWQVFGGSWGSALALAYAESHPETVTELVLRGIFTLRRHELEWFYEGGASAILPDLWEEFIACIPVLERSRLIEAYHRRLSDPDPAVHVPAAVRWSGWEAAALTLRPDPELVAQMTEPVAATAFARIENHFFLNGGWFREQQLIDDAPALRGIPSVIVQGRYDVCTPIMTAWDLHRAWPEAELVVVEDAGHSASEPGIAAALVAATDRFAAS, from the coding sequence GTGAGCGCCGCAGACGACCTCGACTGCCTCTACCCGCCGATCGAGCCGTACGAGTCCGGCATGCTCCTGGTCGGAGACGGCAACCGGGTCTACTGGGAGCAGAGCGGCAACCCTCAGGGCAAACCGGTCGTGTTCCTGCACGGTGGTCCGGGAGCGGGAACCTCGGCCTGGCACCGCCGTTTCTTCGACCCCGACAAGTACCGCATCGTGCTGTTCGACCAGCGCGGCTGCGGGCGCAGCACACCGCATGCCAGCGAACCGGACGCAGATCTCCGGCACAACACGACGTGGCATCTCGTCGCGGACATCGAGCTGCTGCGCCGCAACCTCGGCATCGAGCGGTGGCAGGTCTTCGGCGGGTCGTGGGGCAGCGCGCTCGCGCTCGCGTACGCCGAGAGCCATCCCGAGACGGTCACGGAACTGGTGCTGCGCGGGATCTTCACGCTGCGCCGCCACGAGCTGGAGTGGTTCTATGAGGGGGGAGCGTCAGCGATCCTCCCCGATCTGTGGGAGGAGTTCATCGCCTGCATCCCGGTCCTGGAGCGCTCGCGCCTGATCGAGGCGTACCATCGCCGGCTCAGCGACCCCGATCCGGCCGTGCACGTGCCCGCCGCCGTCCGCTGGTCGGGGTGGGAGGCTGCGGCCCTCACGCTGCGGCCCGACCCGGAGCTGGTGGCCCAGATGACCGAGCCCGTCGCCGCGACCGCGTTCGCGCGCATCGAGAACCACTTCTTCCTGAACGGCGGATGGTTCCGCGAGCAGCAGCTGATCGACGATGCGCCCGCGCTGCGGGGCATCCCGTCGGTGATCGTGCAGGGTCGGTACGACGTCTGCACGCCGATCATGACCGCCTGGGACCTGCACCGCGCCTGGCCCGAGGCCGAGCTGGTCGTGGTCGAGGACGCGGGTCACTCCGCCAGCGAACCGGGGATCGCGGCGGCGCTGGTGGCAGCGACCGACCGGTTCGCGGCATCCTGA